The Clostridia bacterium genome includes the window ACTGCGCGGTACGCTCAATGCTTGCGCCGTGAAAGCCCCGGGCTTCGGCGACCGGCGCAAGGCGATGCTGGAAGATATCTCGATCCTGACTGGCGGCAAGCCCATTATGGAAGAGACCGGCATCAAGCTGGAAAGCATCCACCTGGAGGATCTGGGCCGCGCGAAGCGCGTCACGGTGGACAAGGACATCACAACCATCATCGATGGTGCCGGATCGCAAGGGAGCATCGAGGGCCGTATTAAGCAACTGCGTGCCCAGATCGAAGAGACCACCTCGGACTATGACCGCGAAAAGTTGCAGGAAAGGCTGGCAAAGCTTGCCGGCGGCGTGGCGATTATCAAGGTCGGTGCCCCAACCGAGACCGAGATGAAAGAAAAGAAGGCTCGCGTGGAAGACGCACTGCATGCGACGCGCGCAGCGGTAGAGGAAGGCATTGTGCCGGGCGGCGGCGTCGCGTTGCTGCGGGCATCAGTTGCGCTGCAGAATCTGAAGTTGGAAGGCGACGAGCAGTTCGGGGTGACGATCGTGCGTCGTGCCTGCGAGGAGCCCGTCCGGCAGATCGTTTTCAATTGCGGCACGGAAGGCGCCGTTGTGGCCGAGCAAATCAAGGGCTATGACGATCCGAACTTTGGCTTCAACGCCTCCACCGAAGAGTACGAAGACCTCGTGAAGGCCGGGGTAATCGATCCCACCAAGGTGACGCGCACCGCTCTGCAGAATGCGGCATCCATCGCCTCTCTGATGCTCACGACGGAAGCCATGATCTGCGGGATCGTGGAGGAAACGGAGAATTAGGCCACCGATGGACAAACGACTCCTAAAGCGGCACAAGCGTCAGGTTTCACGCGCGAAAGGACGGGTCAGGCTCTCGGAGCCTGACCTGAGGACACCGGAGCAAGTGAGGGCAGCGCGGGATGCGAGCCGCCTTGCCGGTAGCCGCCGTGACGCCCACCGCGCCCCTTACGCCACGCCGTCAATCGAACGTTGAATTTGAGGCGGCCAGGATCCGCACTGGAGCAGATTTGTTTTCCACACGCTGTCCACATTGCAGGTCTATCGAATTCAGGACTGTAGGGTTCCGAAACGCTATTGAGGGGGCTTTCCGCTGGCTCTTCCAACCCTACCGATGCACTCTCTGTGGTCGCCGCTTTTTCCTGTTCCGATGGCAAGCGCCCGTGGAAGACACGACTGGCTAGCGGCGGTTGCGGCAGGCCGGCCTGCGCAACTGCTAGGGCTCAATGAAACGCCGTCCTCCAGGTCGCTCCATATGGCGCTTTCTTCCGCGATAACGGCAGGGAACTCCTGCAACGCCCAGGTATTCGCACAATCAACCCTCGGAGTCGTGTTCGGATACGGGATTACGCCGCTCCCCGGTATCGGGGAAAAGCGGTACTGGCGAACCCCTTATTCGGCACAACGACGGCCTACGTTGCCGCCCTGTTCACAAAGTGGGGGGACGACTCCGCACGCGGGTTCATGACGGAGGTGAAGAAGAATGGCGTGAAGCTCTCAACCAGCAATGGCGAGAGCGCCGATATGCGGCGGCTGGCATCACCGGCGACGATCCGTTTCAGCGAAGCTATTGCGGTGGCCGTTCTGGGTCTCGTGGTAAATCTGGCCTGTGCGGCCCTCCTGGGCGAAGGTCACGTTCACCATCACGAGGACGACCACGATTCCGAAGCAGGGCATCATCCAGGTCCATCCCAAGGCCATTCCCGCCACCAGGGTGACGATCGCGAGCACGGACGTGAGCGGGTGATCGCGCGCTGGTCGTACGGCCTGCTTCGGGACACCAGTGCCGTGCCTCCTTGACGGCGAAGTGTCGGCGGAGCGACGCCGACAGATCCGCGAGCTCATCGAACACGAAAAAGGTAGCCAAGTCGCCGACCTCCATGTCTGGCGGGTGGGTCCGGAGCATCTTGCCGCCATCATCTCCGTGATTGCGGCGCAACCGCACCCGCCCGAGCACTACAAAAAGCTGCTCGCCACGCATGCTGACCTGGTCCCTTGACGGTAGAGGTACACCGCGCGCCAACGGAGAGAGCACACCCGCAGTGCGCGTGAGACCGAAAATAGATACCCGAGGACGTCCGATCGACCTAGCCTTATACTCAACAAATCCGTCGCACAGGTCGGCTTGCTACCGCTTGTCATCTATGCCCGACAAAACAAGTGGGTGCGGTTTCTGGCGTACGTAACTGGCTTCGTGAATCAATGCCTGTTCCTGCAGAATGAATACCTGATCGAACAAAATCGCATCAGCCGCTCGCATCTTCCTTCGCGGTTGCGCTTGTCCGATCCAGGCGCTCGACTCTGGCGGAAATTGGCGAGCGGGTCGGCCTCAAGGACTTCAAGCTGGTCGCATCCGTCGCGCTCCACGCGGTCAGAGACCTAGCGCTTGGCCGCCCTGGGAAGTCCATCGAACCGCTTGTCTCCTCTGCCGGTCGTAGGGATGACGTCGAACAATACTCGGAGTTTGTCTCTCGTTCGCTCTATCGCCAATTGCCCTCGGCGGGTCGCCACGTAAGCCTTCAATGGCCGGCCGTTGCGCCGTGCAGCGGGCTCAAAATACCCTTTGTCCTGCATCCCCCTGAGCATACTGGCAACGGACCGGGCGCTGAGCAGGACTCGGTGCCGCTCGTATTCCTCTTTCATTCCGGCGCTGAAGACCGGTTCCTTCGTGGCCTTGTGCAGGATATACAGTCGCGTCAATCCCAGTCATCCGTGCTGGTTGTGCTTTCCTCTCCGCTTTTGCCATCTCGAACATGTCCGCTTCCTGAATTGTTCGCGGATTCTTTTGAACTCGGTTATCGGCACAGAGGTGCGCTATTTGCGCAGTTCCTCGCGGCTTGCGTGCCGGGAGAGGGTGCAGTAGCCGAGGCCGACTTCCGCGATTGCCTAAATTGCCTCCTCTGGCGGGCGATCGCGGAAGCTGTAGCTGGTGGCCCCCAGCTTCACTCCCTGGACCCGGGACCGCGCCGCGATGGCAAGCATGGCCAGTCCACGTCGCGTGTACATCGTTGTCTTCCTCCCGAATGCCGCTGATCGGTTATGCGGCACTCGGGAACAATCTGTTCTAAGCCTTCGCGGCTGCCGGTTCCTTTGCAGCCAGCAACGCCGTAAGATGCGCGAGACTGCGGGCCGCCTCTTCCGGCGTTCCGCACTCCACTGACAGCACGCCGCTGAACCCGTGCTTCCGGATGATGCCGATCACGCGCGCCCAATCCACTACACCGTCCCCGCAGGCGCAGCCTACGGGCGTGCCGGCCACCTTGCCGCGCTCGGCGTCGGAGTGCTCGACGCTGATGTCCTTGGCGTGCATGTGAACCAAACGGCTGCCGATCCGCTCCAGCGCCTCGTAGATATCCTCGCCGGCAAGGTAGCCGTTCCCCGTGTCGTAGTTGATGCGCAGGAGCGGCGATTCCACCAGGCTCGCGATGCGCAGCAGACCGTCGGTGGTGCGGGAGATCTCGTTATGCGGCTCGATCCCGATGTCGATGCCGTAGCGCTCGGCTACGCGCAGCACGGCCTTCAAGGTGTAGGTCATCACGGGCCACGCTTCGTCACCGATCACCCATTCCGGCCGGTAGCTCTCGTCGGTGTTCACCACCGGGGCGCCGAGAACCGCCGCGAATCGGATAGCGCGCTGCAGGTACATCACGCTGACCTCCGGCCGCATCAACGGACAGTGTGCGCTCACCGCCGATGCCTTCAACCCGTTCTTCTCCAGGATGTCCCTAATAAAGTGCGGATCCTCTTCCATGGACACCGAATGGTAGTACCCGGCTTCGCTCATCAACTCCCGTCCGGTGTGCAGCATCGGCTCGACGTACTTGTATCCGATCTTCGCCGCCATCTCGACACCCACCGTAAAAGGCTTCTCCGAGCGACGCACAAACTCCATGTTCAGTCCGGCTTCAATACTCATACGTCCCACTCTTTCTGCCACGTAACGCGGCGTTTTTCTTTGTAAGAGATGTTGCAGATATGGCACGCCATGGCGGAATAGTGCCCCGCCGCCTCGTCGCAGGCCGCGTGCTTGCGGGTGCGAACGCAGTCTAGCCAGTTGGCCACGTGCAGTTCCGGCGTGGGCCCCGAGGTGACCGGCTCGGCACCTTTCTCCGCCGGTAGGAAGCGGTAGCCGTAGCGGAAGATGTGCAGCCGGCCGCCGGTCCCCATGAATACGATATCGGCGTTCTCCTTCGAGATCATATCGGTGACGTTGGCCTCAAAGGTGACCAGCAGCCCGTCCGGATACTCGACAATTGAATTGATGTTATCCGCCGTGTCTCGGTCTTCATAGCCGAGGTAGATGCCGCCCATGCATACCGCGGCCAAGGGTTTCTCCGTTTTGAGATACCAGTGCGCGACGTCCACCATGTGAACGAACAATCCGCCCATCTGCGCGTTGGTCGAGTAGTCCCAGTAGACGTAGTGGTTGAAATAGCGCTTGGGGTCCCAGGGCACTTTGGGAAGGCGGCCCTGGCAGGTGTCCCAGTCCATGCCATCCGGCTTCTTCTCCATTCCCGCAGGCGGCTTCTGATTGCGGTAGGCCGCGTTGCCGTTCCAGATGGTCCGCACCATGGTGACGCGCCCGATGCGGCCGCTGTCAATGAATCGTTCCTTGGCCTCGATGAAGTGCGGATAACTGCGCTGCTGCGTCCCCGTTTGGAGGATGCGCTTGTTCTCACGGACGGCACGCACGATCTGGTGGCCCTCCATGGGGTGAAGGGTCAATGGTTTTTCGACGTATAGATCCTTGCCCGCCCGGCACGCGGCCACTGCGATCTCGCAGTGCATGTGGTCCCAGGGAGCGATGATAACGGCGTCGATATCCTTGTGATCGAGCACCTTCCTGTAATCGACGTACTTGTTGACCGTGGTGCCGGCTATCTTCTCGGCGCGGTCGCGCTGCACGTCGTAGGCGTCCGCCACCGCTACCCACTGTATGTTGCCCGCCTTGTTGGCGTTGGACATCAGGTATCTGCCCCGGCCCCCGGTCCCAATAGCCCCAAGACGGATACGATCGTTGGCTCCCAGGACCCGCCCGGCGGATGCGGCCGTCATCGCTCCCACGAACCCTCTACGCGAAACTGTTGTGCTCATGCCTCTCTCCTATGGCGGAGTCTGCTTTCGCCAGCTTGTTTAGTTGCGAACTTGCGGTGTCGGTCGCCTGCTTTACCAGAGAACTGGTTCGGTCCTCCAGGACTGGTGGCCTCCCAATTCGAGGTCCTTCACTCGCTCCCTGCACCGTCGAAAAGTCTACGCGAGCATACCAGGTCTTACCAAACGGATTCTATACGTATTTCTCCAGCATTACAAGGTTAAAATGTCGGGTCTGGGGTCCGACAATCAACAAACTGATACCCGTGCCGAATTCTAAGGGCAGAAAAGATTCCGCTTGATTACGCAATTGGCTACGAGTATACTTCTGCCGATGGTAAGACCTGGTCTGAATGAGACATAGGGCCGGCATTCTGATCATGTTTCAGTCGGTCCCGCGGACAACGTCAAC containing:
- a CDS encoding Gfo/Idh/MocA family oxidoreductase, with amino-acid sequence MSTTVSRRGFVGAMTAASAGRVLGANDRIRLGAIGTGGRGRYLMSNANKAGNIQWVAVADAYDVQRDRAEKIAGTTVNKYVDYRKVLDHKDIDAVIIAPWDHMHCEIAVAACRAGKDLYVEKPLTLHPMEGHQIVRAVRENKRILQTGTQQRSYPHFIEAKERFIDSGRIGRVTMVRTIWNGNAAYRNQKPPAGMEKKPDGMDWDTCQGRLPKVPWDPKRYFNHYVYWDYSTNAQMGGLFVHMVDVAHWYLKTEKPLAAVCMGGIYLGYEDRDTADNINSIVEYPDGLLVTFEANVTDMISKENADIVFMGTGGRLHIFRYGYRFLPAEKGAEPVTSGPTPELHVANWLDCVRTRKHAACDEAAGHYSAMACHICNISYKEKRRVTWQKEWDV
- a CDS encoding PadR family transcriptional regulator, which codes for MTRLYILHKATKEPVFSAGMKEEYERHRVLLSARSVASMLRGMQDKGYFEPAARRNGRPLKAYVATRRGQLAIERTRDKLRVLFDVIPTTGRGDKRFDGLPRAAKR
- a CDS encoding sugar phosphate isomerase/epimerase family protein; the protein is MSIEAGLNMEFVRRSEKPFTVGVEMAAKIGYKYVEPMLHTGRELMSEAGYYHSVSMEEDPHFIRDILEKNGLKASAVSAHCPLMRPEVSVMYLQRAIRFAAVLGAPVVNTDESYRPEWVIGDEAWPVMTYTLKAVLRVAERYGIDIGIEPHNEISRTTDGLLRIASLVESPLLRINYDTGNGYLAGEDIYEALERIGSRLVHMHAKDISVEHSDAERGKVAGTPVGCACGDGVVDWARVIGIIRKHGFSGVLSVECGTPEEAARSLAHLTALLAAKEPAAAKA
- the groL gene encoding chaperonin GroEL (60 kDa chaperone family; promotes refolding of misfolded polypeptides especially under stressful conditions; forms two stacked rings of heptamers to form a barrel-shaped 14mer; ends can be capped by GroES; misfolded proteins enter the barrel where they are refolded when GroES binds); this encodes MAKQITYSDNSRQAILRGVNQLAEAVKVTLGPRGRNVVLEKKFGGPTITKDGVTVAKEIELKDPLENMGAQMVREVASKTSDVAGDGTTTATILAQAIFREGVKAVSAGANPMAIKRGIDKAVEVAVEEVKKLSKPVSGDMIAQVGSISANSDATIGNIIAEAMKKVGKDGVITVEESKTMTTELQTVDGMQFDRGYLSPYFVSDAERMECVFEDPYILIHDKKISNMKDLLPILEQIARAGKPLLVVAEDVEGEALATLVVNKLRGTLNACAVKAPGFGDRRKAMLEDISILTGGKPIMEETGIKLESIHLEDLGRAKRVTVDKDITTIIDGAGSQGSIEGRIKQLRAQIEETTSDYDREKLQERLAKLAGGVAIIKVGAPTETEMKEKKARVEDALHATRAAVEEGIVPGGGVALLRASVALQNLKLEGDEQFGVTIVRRACEEPVRQIVFNCGTEGAVVAEQIKGYDDPNFGFNASTEEYEDLVKAGVIDPTKVTRTALQNAASIASLMLTTEAMICGIVEETEN